From Ornithorhynchus anatinus isolate Pmale09 chromosome X3, mOrnAna1.pri.v4, whole genome shotgun sequence, the proteins below share one genomic window:
- the LOC114807666 gene encoding HLA class II histocompatibility antigen, DM alpha chain: MEAQPRPRVEGLPLLLLLLLLPLLPLLPPAGGAAPQGDLGPRNHTLLHTLFCQDGEPSLGLSEAFDGDPLFTFDFSGGSRRARLPEFEPWAGYRDDRDDIDFDAELCRDLLYVMTPQLDGRVPENRGIPAAKVFPLEPLRPGRPNALVCSVDNLFPPEAAVGWQRRGAEAETGREGQAGPVLVPQEGLAFRAFAYLDFTPAVDDLYACVVGRRGDLSSTVSYWVPRDVLPSDLLENVLCGLAFGLGVAGASVGVGLLVRYRRRDAGD; encoded by the exons ATGGAGGCCCAGCCGAGGCCTCGGGTCGAGGggctcccgctgctgctgctgctgctgctgctcccgctgctcccgctgctccccccggccgggggggcggcgccCCAGG GCGACCTCGGGCCGCGCAACCACACCCTGCTGCACACGCTGTTCTGCCAAGACGGGGAGCCCTCGCTGGGCCTGTCGGAGGCGTTCGACGGGGACCCCCTCTTCACCTTCGACTTCTCCGGCGGCTCCCGCCGGGCCCGGCTGCCCGAGTTCGAACCCTGGGCGGGCTACCGCGACGACCGGGACGACATCGACTTCGACGCCGAGCTCTGCAGGGACCTCCTCTACGTCATGACCCCTCAACTGGACGGCCGGGTCCCCGAGAACAGAG GGATCCCGGCGGCCAAGGTCTTCCCGCTGGAGCCGCTGAGGCCGGGCCGGCCCAACGCCCTGGTCTGCTCCGTGGACAACCTGTTCCCGCCGGAGGCCGCCGTGGGCTGGCAGcgccgaggggcggaggcggagaCGGGCCGGGAGGGCCAGGCGGGCCCCGTGCTGGTGCCCCAAGAGGGCCTGGCCTTCCGGGCCTTCGCCTACCTCGACTTCACGCCCGCCGTCGACGACCTCTACGCCTGCGTCGTCGGCCGCCGGGGAGACCTCTCCTCCACCGTCTCCTACTGGG tACCCCGGGACGTACTGCCCTCGGACCTGCTGGAGAACGTGCTCTGCGGCCTGGCCTTCGGCCTGGGAGTCGCGGGCGCCTCCGTGGGCGTCGGCCTGCTCGTCCGCTACCGGCGGCGGGACGCgggcg atTGA